One genomic segment of Acidobacteriota bacterium includes these proteins:
- a CDS encoding rod shape-determining protein — MQLSFGTRLRKILAHPDIALDLGTANTRLYAHGCGLLADEPSVVQVRRETGSVEAVDFTATHMPLLERGARLLSPLRAGVVADVDAATALLKPLLKRARRFGLFRPRVLACAPTDACEAERNALTEAARRAGAAAVVLVPEPLAAAIGIGMDVSSEHAQMLVDIGDGVTDIAVIRAGELVATAAARTACSDLIQVVAKLIAEQEGVNIYSREAQRLIKQIGTGRQALPATPFVIAGADCDSRLLRRVYVQGESVAAAMQPVLAVIVNAVTQSLRDLPDELACEVIESGIHLTGGGAHLTGLAELLAAETSLEVRPARNPMHAVINGARQMLAVGVQTNIWSMN, encoded by the coding sequence ATGCAATTATCGTTTGGTACTCGTCTGCGCAAAATTCTCGCGCATCCGGACATTGCGCTGGATTTAGGCACGGCCAACACGCGCCTGTATGCGCACGGTTGCGGCTTGCTGGCCGATGAACCCTCGGTGGTGCAGGTGCGCCGGGAAACAGGTTCGGTTGAGGCCGTGGACTTTACTGCCACGCACATGCCTTTGCTGGAACGCGGGGCACGGTTGCTTTCGCCGCTGCGGGCCGGCGTCGTCGCGGATGTGGACGCGGCGACGGCGTTGTTAAAACCGCTGTTAAAACGCGCCCGCCGCTTTGGCTTGTTTCGTCCGCGCGTGTTGGCCTGCGCGCCGACCGACGCCTGTGAAGCCGAGCGTAATGCGTTGACCGAAGCGGCCCGGCGCGCGGGTGCTGCTGCCGTCGTACTGGTGCCGGAACCGCTGGCCGCCGCCATCGGCATCGGCATGGACGTTTCGTCCGAACACGCACAGATGCTCGTGGACATCGGCGACGGCGTCACCGACATCGCGGTCATTCGGGCGGGCGAACTGGTCGCCACGGCCGCCGCGCGCACCGCTTGCAGCGACCTGATCCAAGTCGTCGCCAAGCTGATTGCCGAACAGGAAGGCGTCAACATCTACAGCCGCGAAGCCCAGCGTCTGATCAAACAGATCGGTACGGGACGGCAAGCACTGCCCGCGACACCGTTTGTGATTGCCGGCGCGGATTGCGATTCCAGATTATTGCGGCGCGTTTATGTGCAGGGCGAAAGTGTCGCGGCGGCGATGCAACCCGTCTTGGCCGTCATCGTCAACGCCGTCACCCAAAGCCTGCGCGACCTGCCGGACGAATTGGCCTGCGAAGTGATCGAGAGCGGCATCCACCTGACCGGCGGCGGCGCGCATCTGACCGGGCTGGCCGAACTGCTCGCGGCGGAAACTTCGTTGGAGGTGCGCCCGGCCCGCAATCCTATGCACGCGGTCATCAATGGGGCGCGGCAGATGTTGGCCGTTGGGGTGCAAACGAATATCTGGAGCATGAACTGA
- a CDS encoding helix-turn-helix transcriptional regulator → MKSALVIESNFSLERRAPSRRASELPAQPDFLLVYVPASASLRLFNPHTACRLEPSRGEALLVRLAPQLLIETATRLRLLRTAAQLLFRHAGQPVSDIRLRATLDAIINEMESGAAGWREMIASGIQQLSVHLLRRHINVQRSDEIELSRVGIVDRRLRRALEFMHDNCGRELSLAEIAGAAYLSEFHFARLFKKITGATPHAYLAGVRLERARRLLAETDLSIGEIGARVGYTSQSHFTKVFRAASGLTPKAFREAATKLN, encoded by the coding sequence ATGAAATCCGCCCTCGTCATCGAATCAAACTTCTCGCTCGAACGCCGCGCGCCGTCGCGGCGCGCCAGTGAATTGCCCGCGCAACCGGACTTTCTGCTTGTTTACGTTCCCGCGTCAGCGTCGCTGCGGCTGTTCAATCCGCACACCGCCTGTCGGCTTGAACCATCACGCGGCGAAGCGCTGCTCGTGCGCCTTGCGCCGCAACTGCTGATCGAAACGGCGACGCGGTTGCGCTTGCTGCGCACGGCGGCGCAATTGCTCTTTCGCCACGCTGGGCAACCGGTCAGCGACATCCGCTTGCGTGCGACACTGGACGCTATCATCAACGAGATGGAAAGCGGCGCGGCGGGCTGGCGCGAGATGATCGCGTCGGGCATACAGCAACTCAGCGTCCACCTGCTGCGCCGGCACATCAACGTGCAGCGTTCGGATGAAATCGAATTGTCGCGCGTCGGCATCGTGGATCGCCGGTTGCGCCGCGCGCTTGAATTTATGCACGACAATTGCGGGCGCGAACTCAGTCTGGCCGAAATCGCGGGCGCGGCCTATTTGAGCGAGTTTCATTTCGCGCGCCTGTTCAAAAAGATCACCGGCGCGACACCGCACGCTTATCTGGCGGGGGTGCGGCTGGAACGCGCGCGGCGCTTGCTGGCCGAGACTGACTTGAGCATCGGCGAGATCGGCGCGCGCGTCGGCTATACTAGCCAAAGCCACTTCACCAAAGTCTTTCGCGCGGCCAGCGGGCTGACGCCGAAAGCCTTTCGTGAGGCGGCGACAAAACTGAATTGA
- a CDS encoding fatty acid--CoA ligase, whose product MIVPLNEYDFLKRALAVYGDCEAIVSGDLRLTYKQFGARVNRWANWMRSMGVQPGDRVAIISQNSHRLLDGFFGAPLIGAVYMPINFRLVASDFEYILNHAEAKLVIVEDGLTDAVDGIRPQLKSIERFIVCSDEAGQAREGWEDYETLLAAASADAPVPATVDENDTACILYTSGTTGRPKGVMLTHRNLYLNAMNSVIEFGLTHDDVYLHTLAQFHCNGWGLPYAVTGVGAKHVIVKKYEPASFFELVTKERMTFACMPPTMINMALNHPLTDEQRAVLPRAGVRVATAGSAPPRALIEGMQERLGWQVIQIYGLTETSPFLTVSKVKPHMRDWPAEEKYRVQTRTGYEMLGVEVRVVDDNGQDIPANGQAVGEIIARSNVVMAGYWRQPEATEAVIVDGWFHTGDMATIDNEGMVEIVDRKKDLIISGGENVSSIEVEGMLYKHPAVLEAACIGIPHEQWGETIAALIVLKPDVTATEAEIIAFCRANMAHFKCPRAVSFVDALPRTATGKIQKNQLREKYWQGRGKRVG is encoded by the coding sequence ATGATTGTTCCACTCAACGAATACGACTTTCTCAAACGCGCGCTGGCTGTGTATGGCGATTGCGAAGCCATCGTGTCGGGCGACTTGCGGCTGACTTATAAACAATTCGGCGCGCGCGTGAACCGCTGGGCCAACTGGATGCGTTCAATGGGTGTGCAACCGGGCGACCGCGTGGCGATCATTTCGCAAAACAGCCACCGCTTGCTAGACGGCTTTTTCGGCGCGCCGCTGATTGGCGCGGTCTATATGCCGATCAACTTCCGCCTGGTCGCCAGCGATTTTGAATACATCCTCAACCACGCTGAGGCCAAGCTCGTGATTGTCGAAGATGGACTCACCGACGCCGTGGACGGTATTCGTCCGCAATTGAAAAGCATTGAGCGGTTCATTGTGTGTAGCGACGAAGCGGGTCAAGCACGCGAAGGTTGGGAAGACTATGAAACCTTGCTGGCCGCAGCATCCGCAGATGCGCCTGTGCCCGCAACCGTAGACGAAAACGACACGGCTTGCATTCTCTACACCTCCGGCACGACGGGGCGGCCTAAAGGCGTGATGCTGACGCATCGCAACCTGTATCTGAACGCCATGAATTCCGTCATCGAATTTGGCCTGACCCACGACGATGTGTATCTGCACACGCTGGCGCAGTTCCATTGCAACGGCTGGGGACTGCCTTATGCCGTGACGGGCGTCGGCGCGAAACACGTCATCGTCAAAAAGTACGAACCGGCTAGCTTCTTTGAATTGGTGACGAAAGAGCGGATGACCTTTGCCTGTATGCCGCCGACGATGATTAACATGGCGCTGAACCATCCGCTGACCGACGAACAGCGTGCCGTCCTGCCCCGCGCGGGCGTCCGCGTCGCCACCGCCGGTTCTGCCCCGCCCCGCGCCCTGATCGAAGGCATGCAGGAGCGCCTCGGCTGGCAGGTGATTCAGATTTACGGCCTGACTGAAACCTCGCCCTTTCTCACTGTCTCCAAAGTCAAACCGCACATGCGCGACTGGCCCGCCGAAGAGAAGTACCGCGTGCAAACGCGCACCGGCTACGAGATGCTGGGCGTCGAGGTTCGTGTCGTAGACGACAACGGCCAAGACATTCCCGCCAATGGCCAGGCCGTCGGCGAAATCATCGCGCGCAGCAACGTCGTGATGGCCGGGTACTGGCGGCAACCCGAAGCGACCGAGGCCGTCATCGTAGACGGCTGGTTCCACACCGGCGACATGGCAACCATTGACAACGAAGGTATGGTCGAGATCGTAGACCGCAAGAAAGACCTCATCATTTCAGGCGGCGAAAACGTCTCTTCGATTGAAGTCGAAGGCATGCTTTACAAACACCCTGCCGTCCTCGAAGCGGCTTGCATCGGTATCCCCCACGAACAATGGGGCGAAACCATCGCCGCCCTCATCGTGTTGAAGCCGGACGTGACCGCCACCGAAGCCGAGATCATCGCCTTCTGCCGCGCCAACATGGCCCATTTCAAATGCCCGCGCGCCGTGAGTTTCGTGGACGCGCTGCCGCGCACGGCGACGGGCAAGATTCAAAAGAATCAGTTGCGGGAGAAGTATTGGCAGGGGCGCGGGAAGCGCGTGGGTTGA
- a CDS encoding type II toxin-antitoxin system HicA family toxin — MKVRDIIKWLEDEGWYLARTKGSHRQFKHPTKPGTVTVAGKPGVDVPLGTLNSILKQAGLKDSEE; from the coding sequence ATGAAAGTCAGAGACATCATCAAATGGCTTGAAGACGAGGGCTGGTATTTGGCGCGCACCAAAGGCAGCCATCGTCAATTCAAACATCCGACCAAGCCTGGCACGGTAACTGTCGCAGGCAAGCCCGGTGTAGACGTTCCGCTGGGCACGCTGAACAGCATTTTGAAACAGGCGGGGTTGAAGGATAGCGAGGAGTAA
- a CDS encoding type II toxin-antitoxin system HicB family antitoxin gives MRYAVIVEEGPTSFGAYVPDLPGCVAVGESRAEVVQLIQEAIEFHLEGMREDGQPIPTPAYSTEYIEVQAA, from the coding sequence ATGCGGTACGCCGTAATTGTTGAAGAAGGGCCAACCAGCTTTGGCGCGTACGTGCCTGACTTGCCTGGCTGTGTAGCAGTAGGGGAATCACGGGCAGAGGTTGTGCAGTTGATTCAGGAAGCCATCGAATTTCACTTGGAAGGGATGCGCGAAGACGGACAACCAATCCCGACTCCAGCCTATAGCACTGAATACATCGAAGTGCAGGCGGCTTGA
- a CDS encoding GMC family oxidoreductase: MSKPIYDAIVVGSGAGGATAAYVLVKRGLNVLLLEAGRMLDQAKDFNTHTWPYELKFRGRGNPGEYDGLWKINEYTAHLYTNPRKDKYAADPEFHWTRLRAVGGRTNTWGRSCYRHGPMDFKTKTMQGFGEDWPISYEDLAPYYDKAERLVGISGQKENYLNMPDGVYAAPAHKPRCTEFHIKKSAAKLGVPVVLERTAVLSAPYDGRPGCHYCGACGNGCDVRARFSSLDVIIPKLQAKRNFTLRTHAVAHQVLVDNNGRARGVSVFDARTKRHYEVAAKAVVLAASTVESGRILLNSTSRFHPRGLGNSSGLVGHYLMDSVKSGGLGGLVPVLKNRERVNEDGAGGTHITIPRFNYNRKQDFHGGYFILTGSGFDRRPARAGVPGFGSALKGQIREEYGSLITLRGYGERLPAYDNYFELDPDNVDAYGIPQVRFHAGEKENDRRMMEDMFGWMEQIMRAAGAEVLPYRKYLEPLGDATHECGTARMGNDPKTSVLNQYCQSHEVKNLFVTDGSCFVSLPGTHGITTWIMALAWRASDYLAEQMKRGELG, from the coding sequence ATGTCCAAACCAATCTATGACGCCATCGTCGTCGGCTCTGGCGCAGGCGGCGCAACGGCGGCCTACGTGCTGGTCAAGCGCGGCCTGAACGTCCTGTTGCTCGAAGCCGGGCGCATGCTCGACCAAGCCAAAGACTTCAACACGCACACCTGGCCCTATGAACTCAAGTTTCGCGGGCGCGGCAACCCGGGCGAGTATGACGGCCTGTGGAAGATCAACGAATACACCGCGCATCTTTACACCAATCCGCGCAAGGACAAGTACGCCGCTGACCCTGAGTTTCATTGGACGCGGCTGCGCGCGGTGGGCGGGCGCACCAACACCTGGGGCCGCTCGTGCTACCGGCATGGGCCAATGGATTTCAAGACGAAAACCATGCAGGGCTTTGGCGAAGACTGGCCGATCAGTTATGAAGACCTGGCGCCGTATTACGACAAGGCCGAGCGGCTCGTGGGCATTTCGGGGCAGAAAGAAAATTACCTCAACATGCCGGATGGCGTATACGCCGCGCCCGCGCACAAACCGCGTTGCACCGAGTTCCACATCAAAAAGAGTGCCGCCAAGCTTGGCGTACCAGTCGTGCTGGAACGGACGGCGGTGCTGAGCGCGCCTTACGACGGACGTCCGGGTTGTCATTATTGCGGCGCGTGCGGCAATGGCTGCGACGTGCGGGCGCGCTTTTCCAGCCTGGATGTCATCATTCCGAAGCTGCAAGCCAAACGGAATTTCACGCTGCGCACGCACGCCGTCGCGCATCAGGTCTTGGTGGACAACAACGGACGGGCACGCGGCGTTTCGGTTTTTGACGCGCGCACCAAGCGACATTACGAAGTCGCCGCCAAAGCCGTCGTGCTCGCGGCCAGCACGGTCGAATCGGGGCGCATCCTGCTCAATTCAACCTCGCGCTTTCATCCGCGCGGGCTGGGCAATTCATCGGGGCTGGTCGGCCATTACTTGATGGACAGTGTCAAATCGGGCGGGCTGGGCGGCCTCGTGCCCGTGCTGAAAAATCGCGAGCGTGTCAATGAAGACGGCGCGGGCGGCACGCACATCACGATTCCGCGCTTCAATTACAACCGCAAACAGGATTTTCACGGCGGCTACTTCATCTTGACCGGCAGCGGCTTTGACCGGCGTCCGGCGCGCGCGGGCGTGCCAGGCTTCGGGTCAGCGTTGAAAGGGCAAATCCGCGAGGAATACGGCAGCTTGATCACGCTGCGCGGCTATGGCGAACGGCTGCCCGCTTACGACAACTATTTTGAGCTTGATCCCGACAACGTTGACGCTTACGGCATCCCGCAAGTGCGCTTCCACGCGGGCGAAAAGGAAAACGACCGCCGGATGATGGAAGACATGTTCGGCTGGATGGAACAAATCATGCGCGCCGCCGGGGCCGAGGTTTTGCCGTATCGCAAGTACCTGGAACCGCTGGGCGACGCGACGCACGAGTGCGGCACGGCGCGCATGGGTAATGATCCCAAGACCAGCGTGCTGAATCAGTACTGCCAGTCGCACGAAGTCAAAAACCTGTTCGTCACCGATGGCAGTTGTTTCGTCTCGCTGCCCGGCACGCACGGCATCACGACCTGGATTATGGCGCTGGCGTGGCGGGCGTCAGATTATTTGGCGGAACAGATGAAACGCGGCGAACTCGGATAA
- a CDS encoding amino acid ABC transporter ATP-binding protein: MSALISVDNLRKSFGDHAALGGVSFSVETSELTAIIGPSGCGKSTLLRCLNGLELFDSGSVSIGQHQLAWQAGQPPRDLHAQLRHLREEVGMVFQSFNLFPHLTVLENATLAPVVVKKVARDKAEKTARELLAKVGLSDRVDYYPAQLSGGQQQRAAIARALAMEPKVMLYDEPTSALDPSLVDEVLNIMRKLDDEGMTQIVVTHEMRFARDVADKILFLHAGELVESGAPETIFTAPRDERTRTFLQRFL; encoded by the coding sequence ATGAGCGCACTAATTTCCGTAGACAATTTGCGCAAAAGCTTCGGCGACCACGCAGCGCTGGGCGGGGTGAGTTTCTCCGTCGAGACTTCTGAATTGACCGCGATCATCGGCCCGTCGGGTTGCGGCAAATCTACGTTGTTGCGCTGCCTGAACGGGCTGGAACTCTTTGACAGCGGCAGCGTCAGCATCGGCCAGCATCAACTGGCCTGGCAGGCGGGCCAGCCGCCGCGCGATTTGCACGCGCAGTTGCGCCATTTGCGCGAAGAGGTCGGGATGGTTTTTCAAAGCTTCAACCTCTTCCCGCATCTGACCGTCTTGGAAAACGCCACGCTCGCGCCGGTCGTGGTCAAAAAGGTCGCGCGCGACAAAGCCGAAAAGACTGCGCGTGAGTTGCTAGCCAAAGTCGGCCTGAGCGACCGCGTGGATTACTACCCGGCGCAACTTTCCGGCGGCCAGCAGCAACGCGCCGCCATCGCCCGTGCGTTGGCGATGGAACCGAAGGTCATGCTGTATGACGAGCCGACCTCAGCGCTCGATCCCAGCCTGGTGGACGAAGTGTTGAACATTATGCGCAAGCTCGATGACGAGGGGATGACGCAGATTGTAGTGACTCACGAGATGCGTTTTGCGCGCGATGTGGCCGACAAGATTCTCTTTCTGCATGCGGGCGAGTTGGTGGAATCCGGCGCGCCTGAAACGATCTTTACCGCGCCGCGTGATGAACGCACGCGCACCTTCCTGCAACGGTTTTTGTGA
- a CDS encoding ABC transporter substrate-binding protein/permease: protein MPQAIRGIAPAFFSSRSRKVRDLPHIGRQSRETILVRLALSLLCLLLAPMIYAQQPLRWGGDAEGGAPYLLPNPKNPREIIGFEIDLMNALAAQLNRRSVFVQNQWDGLIPGLQRGNYELVVNGLEITDDRKQQVNFSLPYYVCGEQLSVRVEETGIHSLVDLKGKVVGTLKASLAQRILEQAAGIEVRSYENQNNPYDDLAIGRLQAVLMDAPIAVYYSKPNPKLKIVGESIGRMEYGIALRKHDAALLQQVNDALLALIATGELRRIYDKWGIWNKETGEQFEKLVPGSQAQAAPSATPGAAMKDFTENITKQVTWRERLQRWRIYLPPLLLQGAPMTLLISLLSMALAVALGLAVALLNLYAPLPLQWLARAYVEVMRGTPLLIQLYLIFYGLPNIGIRFSPLVAAVLGLGLNYAAYEAENYRAGIQAIPRGQMEAALSLGLTRWQALRHVIVPQALRLVIPPVTNDFIALFKDSSIVSVITMVELTKVYGQLAATYYDYIGVGLLTAAIYFLMGLPFVRLARWAEAKLATDKRAGTVPRA from the coding sequence ATGCCCCAGGCGATTAGGGGCATAGCCCCAGCCTTTTTTTCAAGCCGTTCGCGGAAGGTCCGAGACCTTCCGCACATCGGGCGGCAAAGCCGCGAAACAATCCTGGTTCGGCTGGCGCTAAGTTTGCTCTGTCTTTTGCTCGCACCAATGATTTACGCACAGCAACCGCTGCGCTGGGGCGGCGATGCCGAAGGTGGCGCGCCTTATCTGCTGCCCAATCCGAAAAATCCGCGTGAGATCATTGGCTTTGAGATTGATCTGATGAACGCGCTAGCCGCACAACTCAACCGCCGTTCCGTCTTCGTGCAAAACCAGTGGGATGGGTTGATTCCGGGCTTGCAACGCGGCAACTACGAACTGGTCGTCAATGGACTGGAAATCACCGACGACCGCAAACAGCAAGTCAATTTCTCGCTGCCCTATTACGTCTGCGGCGAACAACTCAGCGTGCGCGTTGAAGAAACCGGCATTCATTCGCTGGTAGATTTGAAAGGCAAAGTCGTCGGCACGCTCAAGGCCTCGCTGGCGCAACGCATTCTCGAACAGGCGGCCGGGATTGAGGTGCGCAGCTACGAAAACCAGAACAACCCTTATGACGATCTGGCGATTGGGCGCTTGCAAGCGGTGCTGATGGATGCGCCGATTGCGGTCTATTACAGCAAGCCGAATCCGAAGCTGAAAATCGTCGGCGAAAGCATTGGCCGGATGGAATACGGCATCGCGCTGCGCAAACACGATGCGGCGCTGTTGCAACAGGTCAACGATGCATTGCTGGCGTTGATTGCAACGGGCGAGTTGCGGCGCATTTATGACAAGTGGGGCATCTGGAACAAAGAGACGGGCGAGCAGTTTGAAAAACTCGTACCCGGCAGCCAAGCCCAAGCCGCGCCGAGCGCGACGCCGGGCGCGGCGATGAAAGACTTCACCGAGAACATCACCAAGCAGGTGACGTGGCGCGAACGGTTGCAACGCTGGCGCATTTATCTGCCGCCGCTGTTGTTGCAGGGCGCGCCGATGACACTGCTAATTTCGTTGCTCTCGATGGCGTTGGCGGTCGCGCTGGGCTTGGCCGTCGCGTTGTTGAATCTTTATGCGCCGCTGCCCTTGCAATGGCTGGCGCGCGCCTACGTCGAAGTGATGCGCGGGACGCCGCTACTGATTCAGTTGTATCTGATCTTTTACGGCCTACCGAATATAGGCATACGCTTTTCGCCGCTGGTCGCGGCAGTGCTGGGCTTGGGCCTGAATTACGCGGCATACGAAGCCGAGAACTATCGCGCGGGGATTCAGGCGATTCCGCGTGGGCAGATGGAAGCGGCGTTGTCGCTGGGCCTAACGCGCTGGCAGGCATTGCGGCATGTGATCGTGCCGCAGGCGCTGCGCTTGGTGATTCCACCTGTGACCAACGATTTCATCGCGCTGTTCAAAGATTCGTCCATCGTCTCGGTCATCACGATGGTCGAGTTGACGAAGGTTTATGGACAATTGGCGGCGACTTACTACGATTATATCGGCGTGGGTTTGCTGACGGCGGCAATTTACTTTTTGATGGGGCTGCCGTTTGTGCGATTGGCGCGTTGGGCTGAAGCGAAGCTGGCGACGGATAAGCGCGCCGGAACAGTACCGCGCGCGTGA
- a CDS encoding NIPSNAP family protein translates to MNRRDILKTGVAASVLGAADLRATTMAESNHYYELRTYQLRNDQQPARLNEFFQQQFVPMAKRQGIGPYGFFNVISGQYSPSLIVVIDYKSLAEVQAAQERVAGDKEFVKAWQAFDAAGEPPYVRYEKELLKAFDKHPQMELPVTDEKRAARVFELRTYESKNAFSLRNKVEMFNQEEINIFRACGFAPVFFGEAVFADRMPKLTYMVGFDNMAAREKAWDTFRANADWARIRTKPGWTDAEAVTNSHASFIRPTNYSQVR, encoded by the coding sequence ATGAATCGGCGAGACATTCTAAAAACAGGCGTGGCTGCGAGCGTTTTGGGCGCGGCCGATTTGAGGGCAACCACGATGGCGGAAAGCAATCACTACTACGAACTGCGCACCTATCAATTGCGCAACGATCAGCAACCGGCACGGCTCAACGAATTTTTCCAGCAGCAGTTCGTGCCGATGGCGAAGCGGCAGGGCATCGGGCCGTATGGTTTTTTCAACGTGATCTCCGGGCAATACTCGCCCAGCCTGATCGTCGTGATTGACTACAAATCGCTGGCCGAAGTGCAGGCGGCGCAGGAGCGCGTCGCTGGCGACAAAGAATTTGTCAAAGCGTGGCAGGCATTCGATGCGGCAGGCGAACCGCCTTACGTGCGCTATGAAAAAGAATTGCTGAAGGCCTTCGACAAGCATCCGCAGATGGAATTGCCGGTAACTGACGAGAAGCGGGCGGCGCGCGTGTTTGAGTTGCGCACTTATGAATCGAAGAACGCCTTCAGCCTGCGCAACAAGGTCGAGATGTTCAATCAGGAAGAGATCAACATCTTTCGCGCGTGCGGTTTTGCGCCGGTGTTTTTTGGCGAGGCGGTGTTTGCCGACCGGATGCCGAAGCTGACGTACATGGTGGGCTTCGACAATATGGCCGCGCGCGAAAAAGCTTGGGATACCTTTCGCGCGAACGCCGATTGGGCGCGCATTCGCACCAAACCGGGTTGGACGGATGCCGAGGCGGTGACCAATAGCCACGCGTCGTTTATTCGCCCGACCAACTATTCGCAGGTTCGCTGA
- a CDS encoding type II toxin-antitoxin system ParD family antitoxin, protein MTTLNISLPDNLKIFIDSRLAEGGYDTVSDYFHELVEQDQARKEQKRLEAVLVERLQGEDWEELSPADWVNLRQELKERLAVAERG, encoded by the coding sequence ATGACAACACTAAATATCTCGCTACCAGACAACCTGAAAATTTTCATTGACAGCCGTTTGGCCGAAGGCGGTTACGACACCGTCAGCGACTATTTCCATGAGTTGGTAGAGCAAGACCAAGCGCGCAAAGAACAGAAACGGCTCGAAGCCGTCTTGGTGGAGCGGTTGCAAGGCGAGGATTGGGAAGAACTCTCGCCCGCCGACTGGGTCAATCTTCGGCAAGAGTTAAAAGAGCGGCTAGCTGTTGCAGAAAGGGGCTAG
- a CDS encoding type II toxin-antitoxin system RelE/ParE family toxin codes for MNELLDIAERLGRKDPQAGQDFIDACEDTFTQLAAMPRLGSPREFDHPHLRNVRMWRVKGYEKYLVFYQATRTSLKLLHIVHGARDYKTLFEHE; via the coding sequence GTGAATGAACTGCTCGACATCGCCGAACGGCTTGGCCGCAAAGACCCGCAGGCCGGGCAGGACTTCATTGACGCCTGCGAGGACACCTTTACTCAGCTCGCCGCGATGCCCCGGCTGGGCAGCCCACGCGAGTTTGACCACCCCCATCTGCGCAATGTGCGCATGTGGCGGGTCAAAGGCTACGAAAAATATCTGGTCTTCTATCAAGCCACGCGCACTTCGCTCAAGCTGCTGCACATCGTGCACGGGGCGCGTGATTACAAAACCCTGTTTGAACATGAATGA